The following are from one region of the Thermococcus cleftensis genome:
- the trmBL1 gene encoding HTH-type sugar sensing transcriptional regulator TrmBL1 — protein sequence MHEEEIVEKLQKLGLTKYESLAYITLLKLGPSKATDITKESGIPHTRVYDVLSSLHRKGFVDVMQGSPRLYKPVNPEVVLEKIKEDFIEDIENLKVAFLELYREVHGEDLPEIWTIQGFENTVERAEYVIRTAKHEVLINTPFEFLQLLKSEIRARKDIIFVIISNFDEIPDWLKGDNIMLARSGGAPWLMASWIIGDIDYALFFGALPKDKRREKFYSFWAKSPKIIQNYMHWFYTIYLDNSEVIKPLSYSAVPKPLSLVNIRTLITLLKYVELPRRIEVVGRLVDTKEPVTLDGKVTEYEYTPLTANITVRADGREWKVGGIGSYFEDVEGEKFILLE from the coding sequence ATGCACGAAGAGGAAATCGTTGAGAAGCTCCAGAAGCTCGGTCTGACCAAGTATGAGAGCTTAGCCTACATCACTCTCCTCAAGCTCGGCCCTAGCAAGGCCACGGACATAACGAAGGAGAGCGGCATTCCCCACACTAGGGTGTACGACGTCCTCAGCTCGCTCCACAGAAAGGGTTTCGTCGATGTGATGCAGGGCTCTCCGAGGCTCTACAAGCCCGTCAATCCCGAGGTCGTTCTGGAGAAGATAAAGGAGGACTTCATAGAGGACATCGAGAACCTCAAGGTGGCCTTCCTCGAGCTCTACCGCGAGGTTCACGGTGAGGATTTACCGGAGATATGGACCATACAGGGCTTTGAGAACACCGTGGAAAGGGCTGAATATGTCATAAGGACCGCCAAGCACGAGGTTCTTATCAACACGCCTTTTGAGTTCCTCCAGCTCCTCAAGAGCGAGATAAGGGCCAGGAAGGACATAATCTTCGTCATAATCAGCAACTTCGACGAGATTCCCGACTGGCTCAAGGGTGACAACATAATGCTCGCGAGGAGTGGAGGTGCGCCCTGGCTCATGGCAAGCTGGATAATCGGCGACATCGACTACGCCCTCTTCTTCGGTGCCCTGCCGAAGGACAAGAGGAGGGAGAAGTTTTACTCCTTCTGGGCCAAAAGCCCAAAGATTATCCAAAACTACATGCACTGGTTTTACACGATATACCTCGACAACAGCGAGGTCATCAAGCCTTTAAGCTACTCAGCAGTTCCAAAGCCCCTCTCCCTCGTGAACATAAGAACCCTCATCACCCTCCTCAAGTACGTCGAGCTTCCCAGAAGGATAGAGGTCGTTGGCAGGCTCGTGGATACCAAGGAGCCGGTAACCCTCGATGGAAAGGTAACCGAGTACGAATACACCCCACTGACCGCGAACATAACAGTCCGAGCCGACGGAAGGGAATGGAAGGTCGGGGGAATCGGCAGCTACTTTGAGGACGTCGAGGGGGAGAAGTTCATTCTCCTTGAGTGA
- a CDS encoding alpha amylase N-terminal ig-like domain-containing protein: MYKIFGFEPDWRFGRVARVEFSIPARGKYAYLLGNFNAFNEGSFRMERKGERWRITLRLPEGVWYYGFSVDGEFLMDPENPDVETYRKLSYKLEKEASVARIVGEGEFFHRPSATYLYSIAGGTHVLLRARRGKTRKVRLILDESEVPMKRKAFDELFEYYEAILPGEGVIRYSLIVESEGKTIELGPFEAKPYRYNAPGWIHGRVFYQIMPDRFERGLPGTPRGRAFAGEGFHGGDLAGIIRRLDHIESLGANALYITPVFESTTYHRYDVTDYFHIDRKLGGDGTFLKLAGELKKRDIKLVLDGVFHHTSFFHPFFQDLIARGNESDYKDFYRVTGFPVVSGEFLEVLRSKISPREKHRRLKEIGWNYESFYSVWLMPRLNHENPEVKRLVKDVMMHWLEKGADGWRLDVAHGVPPELWREVRKALPKDAYLVGEVMDDPRLWLFDKFHGTMNYPLYELILRFFVEREIDAGEFLNGLELLSAHLGPAEYAMYNFIDNHDTERFIDLVNDERRYLCALAFLMTYKGIPSIFYGDEIGLRGKLEGGLDAGRTPMEWNPEGWNERILETTRKLIELRKRSKALQLGDFIPLRFEGDEIIYERALGKERVRVEIRYTKNPEECRFKLFLSHLKRKYWKNYSPNTS, encoded by the coding sequence GTGTATAAAATTTTCGGGTTCGAACCGGACTGGAGGTTCGGAAGGGTTGCCAGGGTGGAGTTCTCGATACCGGCCAGGGGAAAATACGCCTACCTGCTCGGAAACTTCAACGCCTTCAACGAGGGAAGCTTTCGAATGGAGCGGAAGGGGGAGCGGTGGAGAATCACCCTCAGGCTCCCCGAGGGCGTCTGGTACTACGGCTTCTCCGTGGACGGGGAATTTCTCATGGATCCAGAAAACCCCGATGTGGAAACCTACAGGAAACTCTCGTACAAGCTGGAAAAGGAAGCGAGTGTGGCGAGAATAGTAGGGGAAGGTGAGTTCTTCCACAGGCCGAGCGCCACCTACCTCTACTCCATCGCCGGGGGAACCCACGTTCTTCTGAGGGCCCGGAGGGGAAAAACCCGGAAGGTTCGGCTCATTCTCGATGAGAGCGAGGTTCCGATGAAGCGCAAGGCTTTCGACGAGCTCTTCGAGTACTACGAGGCAATCCTGCCGGGGGAAGGGGTCATAAGATACTCCCTCATCGTGGAATCCGAAGGAAAAACCATCGAACTTGGCCCCTTCGAGGCGAAACCTTACAGATACAATGCCCCAGGGTGGATTCACGGGAGGGTTTTCTACCAGATAATGCCCGACAGGTTTGAGCGGGGCCTGCCCGGGACCCCGAGGGGGAGGGCATTTGCCGGGGAGGGGTTCCACGGCGGCGACCTGGCGGGGATAATCAGAAGGCTCGACCACATCGAAAGCCTGGGCGCAAACGCCCTCTACATAACCCCGGTATTCGAGTCCACGACCTACCATCGCTACGACGTTACGGACTACTTCCACATCGATAGAAAGCTCGGGGGAGATGGGACTTTCCTCAAGCTGGCGGGAGAACTCAAAAAGAGGGACATCAAGCTAGTTCTCGACGGCGTCTTCCACCACACGAGCTTCTTCCACCCCTTCTTCCAGGATTTGATAGCCCGGGGGAATGAGAGCGACTACAAAGACTTTTACAGGGTGACCGGCTTCCCCGTGGTTTCAGGTGAGTTCCTGGAGGTTCTCAGGTCAAAGATTTCTCCGAGGGAGAAGCACCGGAGGCTGAAGGAGATAGGGTGGAACTACGAGAGCTTCTACTCCGTCTGGCTGATGCCCAGGTTGAACCACGAGAACCCAGAAGTAAAGAGACTCGTAAAGGACGTCATGATGCATTGGCTTGAAAAGGGTGCGGACGGCTGGAGGCTCGACGTGGCCCACGGCGTTCCGCCGGAGCTCTGGCGGGAGGTGAGGAAAGCCCTCCCAAAAGATGCATACCTCGTCGGGGAGGTCATGGACGACCCGAGGCTCTGGCTCTTTGACAAGTTCCACGGGACGATGAACTACCCCCTCTACGAGCTAATACTGAGGTTCTTCGTCGAGCGGGAGATTGACGCGGGGGAGTTCCTCAACGGTCTGGAGCTTCTGAGCGCTCATCTTGGTCCCGCGGAGTACGCGATGTACAACTTCATCGACAACCACGACACGGAACGCTTCATCGACCTGGTGAACGACGAAAGAAGGTACCTCTGCGCGCTGGCCTTTCTGATGACCTACAAGGGAATCCCCTCGATATTCTACGGCGACGAGATCGGGCTGAGGGGAAAGCTGGAAGGGGGCCTTGACGCCGGAAGGACCCCGATGGAGTGGAACCCGGAAGGGTGGAACGAGAGGATACTCGAGACGACTAGAAAGCTGATAGAGCTAAGGAAGCGCAGCAAAGCCCTCCAGCTCGGAGATTTCATTCCGCTGAGGTTCGAGGGGGACGAAATAATCTACGAGAGGGCTCTTGGGAAAGAGAGGGTGAGGGTGGAGATAAGGTACACAAAAAACCCAGAGGAATGCCGTTTCAAGCTGTTCCTTTCCCATCTTAAACGCAAGTACTGGAAAAATTACTCCCCGAACACCAGCTAG